The genomic interval GTCCGGGTCGTCACCGACGCGGAGACCGCCGCCGACCCCTCCCGGCTGGGCGAGATCGCCGGCATCATCCGCGACCGCCACCGCCAGAACGAGGAACTGCGCGGCATCGCCGAGGCCAGCGGCCTGCCCACCGACTTCTGACCACACCTCCCTCCCCCTCACCGCCGGGGCCGCGGATCCGATCCGCGGCCCCGGCGCCGTGCGTGGGGCGTGCCGCCGCGCGGCCGTGATCCAGGTGGTGGCGTCGGCGGTCCCGGGACCCGGCCGGCCACGGCGCGTTCGGGGCGGGGCGCCGGGCGGCGGTCGCCGGCGCACCGGATCCGGGGCCTCAGCGCTCGGGCGTCACGACCGGTACGTCCAGGGGGCGGGCGAGGCCGACGACCGCCTCGTCCAGACGTTCCAGATGGCGCAGTACGCGGCCGGTGATCCGGCCGTAGCGGGCGGCGTCGTCGTCCGCCAGCAGCGAGGCGATGCTCGGACCCGTCTCCACCGGCGCGGTGACCTCCTCGTCGGCGACCCGGGCGGCGATCGTCCCGATGTTGCGCACCGTGCGGCCCGCCGCGCCCCGCAGCCGGGGGTCCGCCGCGATCGACGGATGGGTCGGCAGCAGCTCCGCCGTCGCCGCCAGCGACCGCGCGTGGTACGCGCAGGTCTCCAGCAGCGCCACCACGTACCGGGCGGTGGTGCGCCGGGCCCGCAGCGGGGTGACCGGGTGGGTGAGCGGCTTGGTGGCCGAGCGCAGGTCGCCCAGGGCCTGGTCCAGCTCGCGCGCCTTGTCCAGCAGCTCGTCCGCGGGACCGCCGCTGAGCTGCGCCACGGCCGCGTCCGTCACGTCCGACAGCCGCTCCAGCACGGTCACCAGCAGCTCGTTGGTGCGCCGGTCGGTGCGCACCGGCAGCACCAGCGCCGCCGCCACCACCCCGCACACCGCGCCCAGCGCCGTCTCCTCCACCCGCAGCACCAGCACCTCCCAGCTGTAGGCGTGCAGCAGGGTGTACAGCAGCCCCAGCATCGCCGTGACGAAGAACGACATCAGCGTGTACGACAGCGGCGCCGTGTAGAACATGGCGAAGATCAGCACCAGCACCAGCACGAACGCCACCACGGTGTGCCCGCCGACCAGCCCGGCCAGCAGGATCCCGGCGACCACGCCGAAGACCGTGCCCAGCAGCCGCCGGTAGCCCTTGACCAGGATCTCCCCGGTGGAGGCCGTGTTGATGAAGACGATCCAGCAGGTCAGCACCGCCCAGTACCAGCGGTCCGTGGACAGCAGCTCGCCCCCGACGATGGCCAGCGTCGAGCCGACGGACACCTGCACGGCCGCACGGGTGGTGGGCCGCTGCAGGCCCTTCGTCTCCTCGTCCTGCTCCGCCTCCTCGGCGTCGATGGCGGCGTCCTCGGCGTCCAGCTCCTCCCGGGACCTGGCCGTCGCCGGACTGTCGTCCGACTCGTCCTGCGGGCCGTCCAGGGCGGTGCGCAGCCCCATGACCGCGCGGGCCGCCTCACCCACGCCCCGGAACACGTCCCGTACGGGCGCCGAGGCCGCCGGCAGGTTCTCCTCGTCCCGGTAGCCGAGCAGGCGGTTGCGCACCTGGGCCACGCCCGTGCCGGCCGTCCCCGTCCGCAGCACCAGCGTGCGCAGCGCCCGCAGGTCGCGGCGGAGCAGCGCGGTCGCCTCCTCCGGGCCGGGCAGCCGGCGCACCTCCGGAGCGGGGGCGCCGGGCAGATGCAGGGTCAGGGTGTCCGCCCGCTCGGCGCTGCGGGCGGACAACAGCAGCAGTCCCAGCCGCTCGGCGGCGATCTCCGCGTCGGCGACGCGCCGCTGCACCAGGCGCGCGGTCGGCTCGTCCGGGGTGCCCTCCTCCAGCCGGCTCTGGATCATCAGCGCCGTCTCGTGCAGCCGGGCGGTGCGCTCCCGCAGCTCCTCCAGCGCCTTGTCGGCCTCGTCGGGAGCGGCGTCCAGCAGCGCGATCTGCGCGGACACCAGCCGCGCCAGCCGGACCCGGAACGCCTGGCGCAGCCGTACCAGCAGCCCCGCCGGCGTCACCGGCACGACGGCGAACCGCACCAGGGCGCTGCACACGAATCCGACCGCCATGACCGCCCACAGCGCCGGGAGCTGCCCGGGCGACGCGCCCACGAACAGGGACATGAAGTACACCTGGAAGCCGATCAGGCCCAGCGCCATCCCCCGGTCGCCGAACCGGCGGCCGTACACCGCGCAGAAGATCAGGGCGACGGCGAAGACGTCGCCGATCACCGTCCGTTCGCTGAGCAGCGCGCCCAGGGACACCGACACCAGCGCCACCGGCAGTCCCAGCGCCAGCGTGACCGCCTGCGCTCCCCGCCGCCGCTCCCGGATGGCGAAGGTGGCGGCCATCGAGGTCATCGCGCCCGCCACCAGATGGGTGACGCCGGCGCCGGCCGGGGAGAGCACGGCCAGGGTCAGCGCGATGGCCCCCACCGTCCGCAGTCCGGCGGTCAGCCGCAGCAGCCCGGGGTCGGACGCCGCCAGGTGGTCGCGCAGCCGTGTGCCCCACCGGCGTCCCGCCGCCATCACGCCCGCGCACGCTCCCCCGTCGTCACCGCTCCGTCCGTGGTCCTGGCTTCCGTCCGCCGGGTCACCGAGCCGCCCGGCCCGCTTCCTCGACGTGCGCCCGCACCTGCTCCGGTGTCAGGTAGGCGTCCAGGTACTCGAAGTCGCGCAGGTTGCCCGGCCGGTGCGCCTGGAAACCGGTGCGCACGAAGTCGTCGCCGGCCACCGCGTTCAGCAGCCAGTTGGTCATGACGCGGGTCTTGGCGACCCCGGTGCGCAGCGCGGACCAGTGGTAGCCGCGGGCCACCACCTGGGCGGGCAGGCCGTGCAGCTCGTAGCCGAGCGGCTTGGACACCGCGTCGGTGCCGCCGAGGTCCACCACGAGCCCCAGGTCCTGGTGCACGTACGGCCGGGTCGGCCGGCCCCGCAGGGTGGCGATGACGTTCTCCGCGACGTGCCGGCCCTGCCGCAGCGCGTGCTGCGCGGTCGGCGGGCACACGGCGTCGTCGCCCTTGGCCAGGTCCGGCACCGCGGCGGAGTCACCGAGCGCGAACACCCCGTCGTGGCCCGGCAGCCGCATGTCCGCGTTGACGGCGAGCCGGCCCCGCACGGTCTCCGCGTCGAGCGTGCCGATGAGCGGGCTGGCCACCACCCCGGCGGTCCAGATCAGGGTGCGCGTGGGCACCACCCGGCCGTCGGTGAAGGTGACCTCCTCGGCGCCCGCCTTGGCGATGGACACGCCCAGGGAGATCTCGATGCCGCGCCGGGTGAGGATCTCCTGCGCGCTGCGGCCCAGCTTCTCGCCCAGCTCGGGCATGAGCTTGGGCGCGATGTCGATCAGGTGCCACTTGATCAGGCCGGGGTCCAGACGCGGGTAGCGCTTGACGGCGGCGTGCGTCAGCCGCTGCAGGCACGCCGCGGTCTCGGTGCCCGCGTAGCCGCCGCCGACCACCACGAACTGCAGCCGCGAGGCGCGCTCCGCCGGATCGGTGCAGGCGTCCGCCAGGTCCAGCTGGGAGATCACGTGGTCGCGCAGGTAGGCGGCCTCGGCCAGCGACTTCAGCCCGAAGGCGTGGTCGGTCAGGCCCGGGATGTCGAAGGTGCGGGTGACGCTGCCGGGCGCCAGCACGATGTAGTCGTACGGCTCGTCGACGATCTCCCCGGCGATGGTCCGGATGACGCACACCTTGGCCTTGAGGTCCACGCCGATCGCGCCGCCCGGGATGATCCGGGTGCGGTACTTCTCGCTGCCCCGCAGGGAGAGCGCGATCGACTGGGGGGTCAGCACCCCGGAGGCGACCTGGGGGAGCAGCGGCAGATACAGCTGGTAGGACATCGGGGTCACCAGCGTCAGCTCCGCCTCGCCCGGAGTGAGCCTGCGTTCCAGCCGCCGCACGCACTCCACACCGGCGAAACCGGCGCCCACCACGAGGATCCTGGGTCGTGTCACGGTGTCCATCCCTTCGTGCGGCTTCAGGCGTTCCGCCTCGAACGTCGATGCCTGACGCGTGCCCCTCTTCAGCTCCACGATGCCCGCCGCGGCCCCGGACCGCACCGGGAGCGGTCGGGGCGGGGGACCCCGCCGCGGCCCGCGCGACGCCTCAGCCGCGCAGGTGGCAGAGGAGCAGACACACGTCGTCGTCGCGCTCGGAGTCGCTCAGCAGCGGATGGAGGACACGGTCCGCCGCGTCCTCCAGGTCCGTGTCCAGCTCCGCGCGGTCGAACGACGAGAGGACCGCGCCCAGTCGCTCGATGCCCGGGTCTATGCCCCGCGCGCGCCGCTCCACCAGGCCGTCGGTGTAGAGGGCCAGCGTCGAGCCGGGCGTCAGCCGCTCGGTGTGGTCGGCGATGTCCTGGCTCAGCGGGATGCCCAGCATCGCCCCCGGCTTCGCGTCCAGCGTGCGCACCCGGCCGTCCGGCAGCCGCAGCACCGGCGGCGGATGGCCCGCCGCGGCCCAGGTCAGCGTGTGGCCGTCCGGGTGGAAGCGGGCGATGACGGCCGTCGCGAACAGGTCCGGCTGGAGATGGCGCAGATAGCCGTGCAGCCGGGTCAGCAGCCGCCCCGGGCCGTCGCCGTCCACGGCGTAGGCGCGCAGCGCGGTGCGCAGCTGGCTCATCATCACCGCGGCGTGCAGCCCGTGCCCGGTCACGTCGCCGATGACGGTGACCAGGCTGCCGTCCCGCTGCTGGAACGCGTCGTACCAGTCGCCGCCGATGTTCAGCCCGTGCGTGGCCGGCAGATAGCGCGCGGCCAGACCCACGCCCGGCGTCGACGGCAGCTCCGTCAGCAGCGCCCGCTGCAGCGTCTCCGCGATGTCCCGGTTGTGCTCGAAGCGGCGGGCGTTGTCCAGCGCGATCCCGGCCCGCCGGGCGAGCTCGATCAGCATCACCGCGTCGTCCGGGTCCCAGCGCTCGCCCTGCGGCGACAGCGTCAGCACGCCCAGCGGCGCCCGGCGCGGCGTCAGCAGCGGCACGCACAGCAGCGGCCGGTCCGGGGCCAGCGCCGACGGCGGCCGGTCCTCCACACCGGGCAGGTTGCCGGGGTGGTCGGCGGCGTACTGCGGGCGCCCGGTACGGGCGGCGAGCACCGCCGCGCCCGGGTGCGTCGCGGGCGCCGGCCGGCCGTCCTCGGAGTCGAACAGCCAGACGTCGACGCCGTCGGCGTACCGCGGCACCAGCAGCTCCGGCAGCCGGCGCAGGATCTCGTCATGGTTCAGCGACGCGGTCAGCACGGCGCTGGCGTCCGCGAGGAACGTCAGCCGCCGCCGCGCGTTCTCCGCCTCCGTGCGCGCCCGGCGCTCCGCGGCGAACGCCTCCCGCTGCGCCCTGCCCGCCGCGTCCAGTTCGGCGTGCAGCGCCAGGACCCCCTGGTTGGTCTGGTGCAGCTCCTCCCGGTGGAAGGCGACCAGCCCCTCCTGCTCGGCCAGCCCCTGAAGCACCACCGAGGTGTCCTCGTCGGCCCCCAGCAGCCCCTCGGACAGCACGGCCGCATCCTCCGGCACCGGGCACGGGTCGGACACCCGGCCCGGCTCGGGACAGGGCACGCCCGTCGTCCACGGGGAGCGCTCCCCGGCGGCGTCCGGGGACGGCACGATCACCACGTGCAGCTCGCCCGGCCCGGCGTCCTCGCCCCCGGTCGTCTCCAGCGTGAGCAGCCAGGTGCCGCCCTTGGTGAGGCACTGCCGCAGCTGCCCGCTGAGGGCGGTGGCCAGCCGGGTCCGCGCCACGGTGGGCACGCCGCAGGCGGCGGCCAGCCGCGCCACGGCGATCCGGGCGCGGGCCGCGTCGGTGACGGTCGTGATGCGCCAGGCGCGCGTCATGAACGAGCCTCCGGGACGCTGGCGAGCACGGCCACGGCGGTGTCGTCCCGCACCGGGCGGGCCGCGCTGCCCGCGTCGCGGACCGCCACGCCGGCCGTCACGGCCGGGTCGGCCGGGGGCACACCGGTGTCCGAGGGCGGCGTCCAGCGGGACGACAGCCCGTCCGTGTGCAGGATCAGCAGGCTGTCCGGGGTCCAGTCGACCTCGTCCTCGCGCACCGTGCGGGGCCGGTGCGCGCCGACGATCCCGGGCCGGGACAGCAGCGTCCGCCAGCGCCCGCCGTCCCGCAGCCGCGCGGTCACGTTGCCGATGCCCGCGAACCGCAGCCGCCCGGTCCAGGTGTCGAGCTGGGCCGCGGCGACCGCCGCGCCGCGGGTCCCGGACAGCGCGGTGTGCAGCCGCTGGAGCAGTTCGGCGGGCGGCAGCCGGGCGCAGTGGCGCAGCTCCTCCACGGCGGCGTCGGAGGCGCGGGCGGCCTCGGCGCCGTGGCCCAGCCCGTCCGCCAGCATCAGCGTCACCCGGTCGCCGGACCGCACCCACGACCAGGCGTCGCCGGACAGCTCGGCGCCCGCGAACGGCACGTTGACGCCGCCCGCGCGCACGCCGAGCGACCGCGCCGGGTCCTCGTCCGGGACGAGACCGATCGTGGCGGGCCCGACCCGGGCCACCGCGACCGTGCCGCGGCCGGGCACGCTGTGCAGGCCGAAGGCGTCGGCGACCCGCCGGCACGTTCCCAGGCCCGCGCCGAGCGAGCCGCTGGTGGTGAAGCCGTCCTCGAACGCGCCGGGCACGTCGGCGATGCCCGGCCCGTGGTCGAGCGCGGTGATCTGCACGGCCCGCCCCGGCCGCCCCTCGGGCAGCACGGCGGGATCGACGACGTCGACGACCACCTCGCCGGCCTTCGCGTGCTTCAGCAGGTTGGTCGCCAGCTCGGTGGCGACCAGGGCGCACGCCGCCCGGCGCTGTTCGTCCAGTCCGGCCCGGGCCGCGGCCTCCTCCGCCGCCACCCTGGCGTCCCGCACCCGGGTCGAGTCGTGCACGGGCACGTGCCACACGCGCGGCATCACGCACCTCCGCGCGGCCGGACCGGCCGGGACACCCACGAGGTGACCCGCACGGTGGTGCCCGCCCCCGGAGTGCTGTCGACCTGGAAGTCGTGCACCAGGCGCCGCGCCCCGCCCAGCCCCATGCCCAGTCCGTCGCCCGAGGTGTAACCGTCGCTGAGGGCCCGGTCGAGATCCGCGATCCCGGGGCCCTCGTCGGAGAAGGTCAGCCGCAGCCCGGCCGTCCCGTCGGCGGCGGTGACCCGCGACGTCTCCAGGACGCCGCCCCCGCCGTGCACCAGCGTGTTGCGGGCCAGCTCGCTGGCCGCCGTCACCAGCTTCGTCTGGTCCACCAGTCCGAAGCCGAGCCGGGTCGCGGCCTGCCGCACGTGCTGACGCACCCACGCGAGGTCCAGGTCCGACCGGATGGGCAGCCGCGCCTCGACGTCCGCGGCGGTGTCCATCACGGTCTCCCCTCGCCGCCGGACCGGCTCGCGACGATGGGTTGCGCCAGCAGTTCCAGCGCCGCCTCGGTGGTGAGCGCGGTGCGCAGTTCCGGGAACGTCAGGCCCAGCTCCACCAGCGTGATCGCCACCGCGGGCCGCATGCCCGCCACCACGGTCCGCGCGGCCAGCAGCTCGGTCTGCGCCGCGGTCTCGGCCAGCACCCGGCCGAGGAAGGAGTCGACGATCTCCACCCCGGAGATGTCGATCACCACGCCGGTGACCCGGCTGGCGGCGATCGTCTCGGCCAGGTCCTGCTGGAGCTGGGAGGCCATGCTGTCGTGCAGGTCGCCCTGGAGGGTGACCAGCAGCACGTCCCCGAGCCGCAGCACCGGCACGTGTCCCGCGACCGGGCGGGCGAAGTGCTCGCTCACCGCCGGACCGCACCCTCGGCCGGGGCGTTCACGATGTTCGCGCCCAGCTCGTTCAGGCAGTACCCGAGCGCGTCGGCGAGGCTCGCGCGGGTCTTGACCGTGCCGAGGTCCAGTCCGAGGTGCACGATGGTCTGCGCGATCGCCGGGCGGATGCCGGAGACGACGCACTCGGCGCCCATCAGCCGGGCGGCGGCGACCGTCTTCATCAGGTGCTGCGCCACCAGCGAGTCGACCGTCGGCACGCCGGTGATGTCGAGGATCGCGAACCGGGCGTGCTGGTCGACGACCGCGTTCAGCAGCGTCTCCATCACCACCTGGCTGCGGGCGCTGTCCAGCG from Streptomyces sp. DH-12 carries:
- a CDS encoding FUSC family protein, coding for MAAGRRWGTRLRDHLAASDPGLLRLTAGLRTVGAIALTLAVLSPAGAGVTHLVAGAMTSMAATFAIRERRRGAQAVTLALGLPVALVSVSLGALLSERTVIGDVFAVALIFCAVYGRRFGDRGMALGLIGFQVYFMSLFVGASPGQLPALWAVMAVGFVCSALVRFAVVPVTPAGLLVRLRQAFRVRLARLVSAQIALLDAAPDEADKALEELRERTARLHETALMIQSRLEEGTPDEPTARLVQRRVADAEIAAERLGLLLLSARSAERADTLTLHLPGAPAPEVRRLPGPEEATALLRRDLRALRTLVLRTGTAGTGVAQVRNRLLGYRDEENLPAASAPVRDVFRGVGEAARAVMGLRTALDGPQDESDDSPATARSREELDAEDAAIDAEEAEQDEETKGLQRPTTRAAVQVSVGSTLAIVGGELLSTDRWYWAVLTCWIVFINTASTGEILVKGYRRLLGTVFGVVAGILLAGLVGGHTVVAFVLVLVLIFAMFYTAPLSYTLMSFFVTAMLGLLYTLLHAYSWEVLVLRVEETALGAVCGVVAAALVLPVRTDRRTNELLVTVLERLSDVTDAAVAQLSGGPADELLDKARELDQALGDLRSATKPLTHPVTPLRARRTTARYVVALLETCAYHARSLAATAELLPTHPSIAADPRLRGAAGRTVRNIGTIAARVADEEVTAPVETGPSIASLLADDDAARYGRITGRVLRHLERLDEAVVGLARPLDVPVVTPER
- a CDS encoding NAD(P)/FAD-dependent oxidoreductase, with product MDTVTRPRILVVGAGFAGVECVRRLERRLTPGEAELTLVTPMSYQLYLPLLPQVASGVLTPQSIALSLRGSEKYRTRIIPGGAIGVDLKAKVCVIRTIAGEIVDEPYDYIVLAPGSVTRTFDIPGLTDHAFGLKSLAEAAYLRDHVISQLDLADACTDPAERASRLQFVVVGGGYAGTETAACLQRLTHAAVKRYPRLDPGLIKWHLIDIAPKLMPELGEKLGRSAQEILTRRGIEISLGVSIAKAGAEEVTFTDGRVVPTRTLIWTAGVVASPLIGTLDAETVRGRLAVNADMRLPGHDGVFALGDSAAVPDLAKGDDAVCPPTAQHALRQGRHVAENVIATLRGRPTRPYVHQDLGLVVDLGGTDAVSKPLGYELHGLPAQVVARGYHWSALRTGVAKTRVMTNWLLNAVAGDDFVRTGFQAHRPGNLRDFEYLDAYLTPEQVRAHVEEAGRAAR
- a CDS encoding SpoIIE family protein phosphatase — protein: MTRAWRITTVTDAARARIAVARLAAACGVPTVARTRLATALSGQLRQCLTKGGTWLLTLETTGGEDAGPGELHVVIVPSPDAAGERSPWTTGVPCPEPGRVSDPCPVPEDAAVLSEGLLGADEDTSVVLQGLAEQEGLVAFHREELHQTNQGVLALHAELDAAGRAQREAFAAERRARTEAENARRRLTFLADASAVLTASLNHDEILRRLPELLVPRYADGVDVWLFDSEDGRPAPATHPGAAVLAARTGRPQYAADHPGNLPGVEDRPPSALAPDRPLLCVPLLTPRRAPLGVLTLSPQGERWDPDDAVMLIELARRAGIALDNARRFEHNRDIAETLQRALLTELPSTPGVGLAARYLPATHGLNIGGDWYDAFQQRDGSLVTVIGDVTGHGLHAAVMMSQLRTALRAYAVDGDGPGRLLTRLHGYLRHLQPDLFATAVIARFHPDGHTLTWAAAGHPPPVLRLPDGRVRTLDAKPGAMLGIPLSQDIADHTERLTPGSTLALYTDGLVERRARGIDPGIERLGAVLSSFDRAELDTDLEDAADRVLHPLLSDSERDDDVCLLLCHLRG
- a CDS encoding ATP-binding SpoIIE family protein phosphatase; this translates as MPRVWHVPVHDSTRVRDARVAAEEAAARAGLDEQRRAACALVATELATNLLKHAKAGEVVVDVVDPAVLPEGRPGRAVQITALDHGPGIADVPGAFEDGFTTSGSLGAGLGTCRRVADAFGLHSVPGRGTVAVARVGPATIGLVPDEDPARSLGVRAGGVNVPFAGAELSGDAWSWVRSGDRVTLMLADGLGHGAEAARASDAAVEELRHCARLPPAELLQRLHTALSGTRGAAVAAAQLDTWTGRLRFAGIGNVTARLRDGGRWRTLLSRPGIVGAHRPRTVREDEVDWTPDSLLILHTDGLSSRWTPPSDTGVPPADPAVTAGVAVRDAGSAARPVRDDTAVAVLASVPEARS
- a CDS encoding anti-sigma regulatory factor, with amino-acid sequence MDTAADVEARLPIRSDLDLAWVRQHVRQAATRLGFGLVDQTKLVTAASELARNTLVHGGGGVLETSRVTAADGTAGLRLTFSDEGPGIADLDRALSDGYTSGDGLGMGLGGARRLVHDFQVDSTPGAGTTVRVTSWVSRPVRPRGGA
- a CDS encoding STAS domain-containing protein → MSEHFARPVAGHVPVLRLGDVLLVTLQGDLHDSMASQLQQDLAETIAASRVTGVVIDISGVEIVDSFLGRVLAETAAQTELLAARTVVAGMRPAVAITLVELGLTFPELRTALTTEAALELLAQPIVASRSGGEGRP